The following DNA comes from Glaciihabitans arcticus.
CTCGGTCTTGCCGACCTGGATGAAGTCCTGCCCTTCGGACACGACCTCCCACAGCGTCTTCTGCGGGTCGATGCCGCCACGATCCTGGTCGACGTAGGAGATGTCGACCGTCTCACCGATCTTGAGGTCGCCCGAGTCGAGCGGCTCGAGGCCGGTGATCGTCTTGAACAGGGTCGTCTTTCCGACACCGTTCGGACCGATCACGCCGACGATGCCGTTGCGCGGCAGGGTGAAGGAGAGGCCGTCGATGAGCACACGCTCGCCGAAGCCCTTCTTGAGGTTCTTGGCGTCGATGACCTGGGCTCCGAGGCGCGGTCCCACGGGGATCACGAGCTCCTCGAAGTCGAGAACGCGGGTCTTCTCGGCCTCGTTGACCATCTCCTCGTAGCGGGCGAGACGTGCCTTCGACTTGACCTGGCGCCCCTTGGCGTTGCTGCGTACCCATTCCAGTTCGGAGGTGAGTCGCTTGGCCAGCTTGGCGTCCTTCTTGCCCTGCACCTCGAGGCGGGCCGACTTCTTCTCGAGGTAGGTCGAGTAGTTGCCCTCGTAGGGGTACAGGTGTCCACGGTCGACTTCGGCGATCCATTCCGCGACGTGGTCAAGGAAGTACCGGTCGTGAGTGACGGCGAGAACGGCGCCCGCGTACTTGGCCAAGTGCTGCTCGAGCCAGAGCACGGATTCGGCGTCAAGGTGGTTGGTGGGCTCGTCGAGCAGCAGGAGGTCGGGCTTCTGCAACAGCAGCTTCGTGAGCGCGACGCGGCGCTTCTCACCACCGGAGAGGTTGGAGACGGCGGAGTCGCCCGGGGGCGTGCGCAATGCGTCCATGGCCTGCTCGAGCTGGGAGTCGAGGTCCCAGGCGTCTGCGGCGTCGATCTCTTCCTGGAGGGTGCCCATCTCGGCGAGCAGTGCGTCGAAGTCGGCGTCGGGCTCGGCCATCTCCATGCCGATCGCCGAGTGGCGGTCGACCTTGTCCTTGATGGCGCGCACGCCATCCTGCACGTTCTCGAGAACGGTTTTGGTCTCGTCGAGTTCGGGCTCCTGCATGAGGATTCCGACCGAGTAGCCGGGGCTCAGACGGGCTTCACCGTTGCTCGGGGTGTCGAGGCCGGCCATGATCTTGAGGATCGTGGACTTTCCGGCACCGTTGGGTCCGACGACGCCGATCTTGGCGCCCGGAAGGAAGGACATGGTGACGTCGTCGAGAATGAGCTTGTCGCCGACCGCTTTGCGGGCGCGCACCATCGAGTAAATGTATTCGGCCATGCATCCATTCTAGAGAAGTGGATGCCCCACGCTCGCCGCCCCGATTGCTACCAGTCGATGTCGCGGGTCTTTCCCACCATGCACTTGCCCGAGGTGAGCACCGGCTGCACAACGCTCTGGTAGCCGACGTTGCCGTACTGTCCGACGAGGCAGGCGCCTCCGAGCAGAACCGAGAACTGGATGTTGTCGGCCACGAGCTCGACCGCCGTGAGGTCTTCGGTGACCTGCATGTCGGCCTTCACGAATCCGGCCTTCACGAGGTTATCGATGAACTTCTTGCCGCCCGGGGTCTTGTCGAGCGCGATGACGGCGCGGTTGACCGTGTCGAAGTACTGCTTGTTGTCTCGCGCGTCGCCCGCGGGGTTGTACCCGGGGTCGGCGGTACCCTCTGCCGAGCTGGACGGCGATGGTGACGTTACCGGAGGCAGTGGCGCCGGCTCGGGCTCGGTCGTGCAGCCGGCGAGCACGGCAGAAAGCACAACGGCAGCCAGCATCGCCGTCGCCATCATGCCGCGAGTCGAGATCCGCTTCATGCCGTGCCGCCCCCAGGTTTCCCGGAGCCCGTCGCGGCCCCGGTGAAAGTCTAGGCGGCTAGAACGGCACGGCGCCCACCGGCTCGGCCGCGGGTGCGTCGGCGGCGGCGGGAGCGTCATCCTCTGCCGCACCTACCGGGAATTCATCGGACGCCGGCGGCTCCGACGCCTGGTGCGCGCTCGTGACAGTCGCCATGGAGACGCTGCGCACGTAGGCGGCTGTGCCCCAGGTGAGGTCGTGACCGATCGCCTCCGCTTCGATATCGACGGTGGTGCCGGTGCGTTCGCCATTGGTCCATTCCTTGATGCGCAGGCGGCCCGTGACGATCACCCGCTCGCCCTTCTTGATGGACAGGGTGGCGTTGCTCGCGAGCTGGCGGAACGCGGTGATCGTGTACCAGTTGGTCTCGCCGTCGAGCCAGGTCTGCTTGGCGCGGTCGTACCGCCGCTGGGTCGATGCGAGGCGGAACGAGGCGATGGGCAGCCCCTCGCTCGTGGTCAGGTGGCGGGGCTCGGTGGCGACGAGGCCGGTGAGCGTGATGGTGTCGGTCATGGGGTCCTCCTGTGGGTAGAAGTGCGGTGAGCGCAGGTCCCGCGAGAGCACTCGTGCCGGGAAAGCCGCCGCGGGACCTGCTGCGCAATATCCTGCGCCGCGGAGAAACGCGAAAACGCCGGCCGTCTCCATCTGTGGAGACGACCGGCGTTTGTGAGCCGTTGAAGGACAGGAGGGCTAGTGCTCCTTGAACTCCGGCCAGTCCGAGCCGGGAACCAGCCGCGCGTAGAACGCGCTCTTGGCCACCTCTAGGGAGGGGAACGGTGCGCTCCACTCCGAATCGGCCAGTAGTTTGACGGCGAAGCCCTCGCTCGTGCTGTGGATCGAACCGAGTGCTCCCGCCGGCCCGAAGGCCACCCAGGTGTGAAGTTCCAGTGTTGTGTCGCTCATCGTTGAGCTCCTTTCGCGTACTTTTCGACATTACGACCCCCGCCGCCCCGACGCCAGTAGCGCGGGGAATTCTCACTGGTAGACCGTTCTGTTCGCACAGCGAACATGGCAGGCTGCAACCGTTTGCGCGAGGCTGTCCCCTGCGACACACTGAATCCAGATACACCAGCGGCTGCAACTTCGGCGCTAGGGATACCCGGGGGTTAGGGAATCTTCGAAGACAGTTCGCTTCACGGCCCCACCATTCCTATTCGGGTTAGGACTGGTGGGGCCGAATCTTTTTCCGGGTGGGCGCGTACGATTCGCAGCACGGCGTGGATGACGCGAGCCGTGGTTGCCGCAGCGGAAGAGGGGTGTGACAGAATGCTCGATCTCCGTGATGCTCTCGGTGGCCGTTGGGCCTCGACCGCGTCCGGCTCGCTGGCGCTATTCCCCCCTGCATCACTTCTCGTCCTGCTGCAGGAGTCCACTCGTGGGGTGCCGACCCCGTCCCTGCTGATTGCATCGGCCGTCGCCCAGCATCTCTGCGCGGCACTCGTCGCACAGGCGATCGTCGCTACAGCGCGGCGGCGGTGGAGCGTCATCCCGATCGAACTGCTGGTTGGCATGTGGATCGCTGTGGGGATCGCCAGAGGCGT
Coding sequences within:
- the ettA gene encoding energy-dependent translational throttle protein EttA, which codes for MAEYIYSMVRARKAVGDKLILDDVTMSFLPGAKIGVVGPNGAGKSTILKIMAGLDTPSNGEARLSPGYSVGILMQEPELDETKTVLENVQDGVRAIKDKVDRHSAIGMEMAEPDADFDALLAEMGTLQEEIDAADAWDLDSQLEQAMDALRTPPGDSAVSNLSGGEKRRVALTKLLLQKPDLLLLDEPTNHLDAESVLWLEQHLAKYAGAVLAVTHDRYFLDHVAEWIAEVDRGHLYPYEGNYSTYLEKKSARLEVQGKKDAKLAKRLTSELEWVRSNAKGRQVKSKARLARYEEMVNEAEKTRVLDFEELVIPVGPRLGAQVIDAKNLKKGFGERVLIDGLSFTLPRNGIVGVIGPNGVGKTTLFKTITGLEPLDSGDLKIGETVDISYVDQDRGGIDPQKTLWEVVSEGQDFIQVGKTEIPSRGYVSQFGFKGPDQQKKAGVLSGGERNRLNLALTLKQGGNLLLLDEPTNDLDVETLGSLENALLEFPGCAVVITHDRWFLDRIATHILSYEGTEDDPSNWYWFEGNFESYEENKIERLGPDAAKPHRSAYRKLTRD
- a CDS encoding DUF6993 domain-containing protein; this encodes MKRISTRGMMATAMLAAVVLSAVLAGCTTEPEPAPLPPVTSPSPSSSAEGTADPGYNPAGDARDNKQYFDTVNRAVIALDKTPGGKKFIDNLVKAGFVKADMQVTEDLTAVELVADNIQFSVLLGGACLVGQYGNVGYQSVVQPVLTSGKCMVGKTRDIDW
- the ssb gene encoding single-stranded DNA-binding protein; its protein translation is MTDTITLTGLVATEPRHLTTSEGLPIASFRLASTQRRYDRAKQTWLDGETNWYTITAFRQLASNATLSIKKGERVIVTGRLRIKEWTNGERTGTTVDIEAEAIGHDLTWGTAAYVRSVSMATVTSAHQASEPPASDEFPVGAAEDDAPAAADAPAAEPVGAVPF
- a CDS encoding methyltransferase; this translates as MSDTTLELHTWVAFGPAGALGSIHSTSEGFAVKLLADSEWSAPFPSLEVAKSAFYARLVPGSDWPEFKEH